One Candidatus Symbiobacter mobilis CR genomic window, CCGCACCCGGGCAAACCGCCACTTGCCGTCAATAACCAATCGGTTTGTGCTTCTAAACCCCCGCTGGCCCCTAGGCCAACGGGGGTTTTTTCATTCCCCAGGCCCTGCCCAGTATGACGGGCACGTCCCACGCTGTGAGCACAGGGCGGATACGCCAGCTCATGCATCCCATGGCCTCAATCTTGTCTAGGATGCGCAGGCCCCCTTGCACCACGCAGCGCAATTCCCAGCCGATGCGCCCCGGTAGCCTGTGGCATAGCGGGCTGCCTGCATCCATCATGTGGCGCGCCTCCTGCACATAGGCTGCGACCATGCATGCGGCGGCGACGCTATCGCTGTCGGGGGCCAAGTCGGCGTCGGTCACGCCAAAACGATCCATCGCAGCAGCGGTGGGGTACCACCGCCCACGTGCGATGTCGACGCGCAAATCCTGCCAGAAATTGATGCATTGCAACGCAGTGCAAATCTGGTCGCTTTGCTGCAATGCGTCCAGTTCCTCCACCCGGTACAGGTGCAACAACAGCCTGCCAATCGGGTTCGCAGACCGGGCGCAATAGTGCAACAACTCCGCATCGTCGGCATACCTGCGCCCCGTCGCGGTGTAGACCACGTCTTGCTCGAAGGCATCTAGCAAGGCATGGAAGGGCGCTACGGGGATGGCCCCGCTACCCAACAACGGCGCAAGCGCCGCCCATACCTGCTGCCAGCGCCCGCCGGGGGGGGAACCGGTTGCTGTGACTTCCAAGGCCGCACGGTAGGCGGCCAGATTGGCCAGGCGTTCCCTGGATGCGCACGCGCCCTCGTCGGCCAGATCGTCCGCAGTGCGCGCAAAGTGGTAGATCGCCCGGATTGCTGGGCGCAGGGAACGGGGGCAAAGCCACGACGCAACGGGGAAGTTCTCGTAGTGCTGGATTGCAGGGGCCTGCTCGGTTGGGGATGGGGCAGCCATCGTGAAGCAACAAATACAGAAGCTCTAGACGGATTTCAGGCCATTGCAGGTGGGAATGCGGAAGCCACCGTGAAAAATGGAGAAAAAAGGGAACAACTGCTGCCCCAGCACTGCGGTTCTGATCACACTGGTGCCAAGGCACTGTTCTTCTGATCAAACCACTGCCCAAGCACTGTGTTGTTGCACATTGTGGGAGCCTATTGGCTTGTTTGCATTTTCCCCAATCGGCGTCTACACCAACGTCTTTTGCATCAAGGTTCCCGACTCGTCGGCCTGCTCCGCACCCATGCCCAGCATCGCCAAAAATTCGGCTTCGTCGATCACCCGGACGCCCAGCGAATGCGCCTTGGCGAGCTTGGAACCGGGGTTCTCCCCAGCCAACACAAAGTGCGTGCGCTGGCTTACCGAGCTTGATGCCTTGCCGCCTGCGGCTTCGATGCGGGCGTGCGCGTCTTCCCTGCTCAGGGTAGGCAGCGTTCCCGTCACTACGACTGTCTTTCCCTGCAAAGGCAGGGCTTGTGCTTGCACCGGCGCGCCCTCTTCCCACGTCAGCCCACACGCCCGCAGCGCCTGCACTACGGTCAGGTTGTGGTGTTCGTCGAAAAACGCTCGCACGCTCCGGGCCACGGTAGGCCCCACGTCGTCAACAGCCTGCAACTGCTCTACGGTGGCACGCAATATCGCATCCAGCCCGCCGAAGTGCCGAGCCAAGGCTTTGGCCGTCGATTCGCCGACATGGCGAATGCCCAGGCCGTACAAAAACCGCGCCAAGGTCGTCCGCTTCGACCCTTCGATGGCCGTGCGCAAATTCGATGCCGAGAGTTCCGCCATGCGTTCGAGTCCGCACAGGGTGTCCAGATCGAGGCGGTACACGTCTGGCAAGGTGCGCACAAGGTCCCGATCCACGAGCTGGTCGATGAGCTTGTCGCCCAGCCCGTCGATGTCGAGCGCACGCTTTTGCGCCCAATGCGCCAGCGCTTGCTTGCGCTGCGCGCTGCAATGCAGGCCGCCGGAACAACGGTGATCGACTTCCCCGTCCTCGCGCACCACGTGCGAGGCACACACGGGGCACAGCACCGGCATGCGGAACGGGTTGGCACCCCGTTCGCATGATGCCTCTGCCGGGTCATCAAGGACGACATAAGCCACTTCGGGGATAACGTCCCCCGCCCTGCGCACAACGACGCGATCGCCGACCCGCACATCCTTGCGCAGTACTTCGTCTTCGTTGTGCAGGCTGGCATTGGTGACTGTCGCACCGCCGACGAACACCGGCGCCAAACGCGCAACGGGGGTGAGCTTGCCTGTGCGCCCCACCTGTACGTCGATGGCCTGCACTGTCGTGATCTGCTCCTGGGCAGGGAATTTGTGCGCCACGGCCCAACGGGGTTCGCGGGTCAGGTACCCCAGCCGCTCTTGCAACGCCAGCGCATCGACCTTGTAGACCACGCCGTCGATGTCGAAGTCGAGCGCATCGCGTAGCACACCCAACTCTTGGTAGCGCGCAGCCAGCTCGCCATGCCCATGGGCACGCTGCACCAACGTGGATACCAGGAACCCCCAGCCCCGCAGCACTTGCAGCAGTTCCCACTGGCTGGTACATCCCGCCCAAAAAACGGGGGAAACCTCGCCTACCCCATAGGCAAAAAAACTCAATCGGCGCGATGCAGCGATCGCGGGGTCGAGCTGGCGCACGGCACCGGCAGCGGCATTGCGGGGGTTGACGAACACCTTGGCGCCGTGGGTTCCCGCAGCGGATTCCTGCTGCGCGCGGGCATTGAGTTCGCGGAATACGCTGCGCCGCAGGTAGACCTCGCCACGCACTTCGAGTACTTCCGGCACTTCTTGCACTTCCGCCCCCTCCGCCATAGGCTGCGGGGCAACGGCCAGCCGCAAGGGAATCTGCCGGATCGTGCGAATGGTGTGCGTGACATCTTCCCCCATCTCCCCGTCTCCGCGCGTGGCGGCTTGTACGAGCACTCCATGCTCGTACCGCAGGTTGATGGCCAGTCCATCG contains:
- the hpnC gene encoding squalene synthase HpnC, which translates into the protein MAAPSPTEQAPAIQHYENFPVASWLCPRSLRPAIRAIYHFARTADDLADEGACASRERLANLAAYRAALEVTATGSPPGGRWQQVWAALAPLLGSGAIPVAPFHALLDAFEQDVVYTATGRRYADDAELLHYCARSANPIGRLLLHLYRVEELDALQQSDQICTALQCINFWQDLRVDIARGRWYPTAAAMDRFGVTDADLAPDSDSVAAACMVAAYVQEARHMMDAGSPLCHRLPGRIGWELRCVVQGGLRILDKIEAMGCMSWRIRPVLTAWDVPVILGRAWGMKKPPLA
- the ligA gene encoding NAD-dependent DNA ligase LigA, whose product is MGDTPDFAARIERLRAVLQDHAHRYYVLDDPIVPDAEYDRLYAELAALETAHPQWVSPDSPTQRIGGKPLEGFGQVRHRVPMRSIRTETDTTPMGAAQFDLRIRKELGLSDADPPVVYMVEPKFDGLAINLRYEHGVLVQAATRGDGEMGEDVTHTIRTIRQIPLRLAVAPQPMAEGAEVQEVPEVLEVRGEVYLRRSVFRELNARAQQESAAGTHGAKVFVNPRNAAAGAVRQLDPAIAASRRLSFFAYGVGEVSPVFWAGCTSQWELLQVLRGWGFLVSTLVQRAHGHGELAARYQELGVLRDALDFDIDGVVYKVDALALQERLGYLTREPRWAVAHKFPAQEQITTVQAIDVQVGRTGKLTPVARLAPVFVGGATVTNASLHNEDEVLRKDVRVGDRVVVRRAGDVIPEVAYVVLDDPAEASCERGANPFRMPVLCPVCASHVVREDGEVDHRCSGGLHCSAQRKQALAHWAQKRALDIDGLGDKLIDQLVDRDLVRTLPDVYRLDLDTLCGLERMAELSASNLRTAIEGSKRTTLARFLYGLGIRHVGESTAKALARHFGGLDAILRATVEQLQAVDDVGPTVARSVRAFFDEHHNLTVVQALRACGLTWEEGAPVQAQALPLQGKTVVVTGTLPTLSREDAHARIEAAGGKASSSVSQRTHFVLAGENPGSKLAKAHSLGVRVIDEAEFLAMLGMGAEQADESGTLMQKTLV